Proteins co-encoded in one uncultured Flavobacterium sp. genomic window:
- a CDS encoding helix-turn-helix domain-containing protein, whose protein sequence is METNEKIKTYGSKGFREKFLGLENPIHRLFKTNSDHFFCLKIEELMQLQYPVPPSKHDCHTLVFVTSGTHIIKLGFEECQTNKNEIIVVPAGQIFSIEHINSKHRGFICQFHPNLLIGKYGNIDIINDFDFLKISGNPKIIVSEKDSSFIDNILSRLEVEYLEAETINLDLVQTYLMTLFCEMNRNTVKTPKGGTAAEVLSAKFRELIYPNIKTNHQVNHYASLLNVTPNHLNKSVKAVTGKSATTWIDETILLEAKYLLYQTTLSVSEIAMQVGHEDQSYFSRFFKKHEAMSPVQYRKMIDKS, encoded by the coding sequence ATGGAAACAAACGAAAAAATAAAAACGTACGGGTCAAAGGGATTTCGCGAAAAATTTCTTGGCTTAGAAAATCCTATTCATAGACTTTTCAAAACAAATTCAGATCATTTTTTTTGTTTGAAAATAGAAGAATTGATGCAGCTTCAATATCCTGTTCCACCTTCAAAACACGATTGTCATACTTTAGTTTTTGTTACTTCTGGCACACATATTATAAAACTTGGTTTTGAGGAGTGTCAGACTAATAAAAATGAAATTATTGTAGTTCCGGCAGGTCAAATTTTTTCGATTGAACATATTAATAGCAAACACAGAGGCTTTATTTGTCAGTTTCATCCAAATCTTTTAATTGGGAAATATGGAAATATTGACATAATCAATGATTTTGACTTTCTAAAAATATCAGGAAATCCTAAAATTATTGTTTCAGAAAAAGATTCTTCTTTCATTGACAATATATTAAGTCGTCTGGAGGTCGAATACCTTGAAGCCGAAACCATAAATTTAGATCTGGTACAGACTTATTTAATGACTTTGTTTTGTGAAATGAACAGAAATACAGTCAAAACTCCGAAGGGTGGAACTGCTGCTGAGGTACTTTCTGCCAAATTCAGAGAACTTATTTACCCGAATATCAAAACAAATCATCAGGTAAATCATTATGCTTCATTGCTAAATGTAACACCAAATCATTTGAATAAATCAGTTAAAGCAGTAACAGGCAAATCTGCGACCACTTGGATTGATGAGACCATTTTACTCGAGGCAAAATATTTGCTGTATCAAACCACTCTTTCGGTAAGCGAAATAGCAATGCAGGTTGGTCATGAGGATCAATCTTACTTTAGTCGTTTCTTTAAAAAACATGAAGCAATGAGTCCTGTTCAGTACCGAAAAATGATTGATAAATCCTAA